Proteins co-encoded in one Balneolaceae bacterium genomic window:
- a CDS encoding RES family NAD+ phosphorylase yields the protein MGGVKVWRVCHRKYKDSAFTGEGARLFGARFNSEGVAAVYTSGSLSLSLLEMLVQTNDRSYLRHCIVFQAEVPESLVDSPALTDLPEGWNKIPYGHVSQKYGDRWIESKTNPVLRVPSVVVPVEYNYVLNSNHPDFENIRIKQYKEKLIDERLFMIPDDVQ from the coding sequence ATGGGTGGAGTTAAGGTATGGCGTGTTTGTCATCGAAAGTATAAGGATTCTGCTTTTACGGGCGAGGGAGCGAGGCTATTCGGGGCACGGTTTAACAGCGAGGGAGTCGCCGCCGTTTATACATCAGGGAGCCTGTCATTGTCCCTCTTGGAAATGTTGGTTCAGACAAACGACCGTTCTTACCTGCGCCATTGTATTGTATTCCAGGCAGAAGTTCCAGAGTCTCTTGTTGATTCACCGGCCTTGACTGATTTGCCGGAAGGGTGGAACAAAATACCTTATGGGCATGTGTCCCAGAAATATGGGGATCGATGGATTGAATCTAAAACCAATCCCGTATTGCGAGTACCGAGTGTGGTGGTTCCTGTGGAGTACAATTATGTTCTGAATTCGAATCATCCCGATTTTGAAAACATCCGGATAAAACAGTACAAAGAGAAGCTAATTGACGAACGACTTTTCATGATTCCCGATGATGTTCAATGA
- a CDS encoding sigma-70 family RNA polymerase sigma factor — protein sequence MNKTGATELLIRLKKGEEGIYDKLYPVIYEELRQLAYAQMARQSPDHTLSKTELVHEAYLKMIDQTQIDFKDKSHFLAIASRCMRQILIDYARKKHAKKRGGKEKDKTYIDELFNDPKHKAEELINIDSALSKLEKLNERLAKVIEMRFFGEMTIYETAKALDISESTVKRDWMKARGWLYKELKGRFEVE from the coding sequence ATGAACAAAACAGGTGCAACGGAACTTTTAATCCGCCTTAAAAAAGGAGAAGAGGGTATTTATGATAAACTCTATCCGGTAATTTATGAGGAACTAAGGCAACTGGCCTATGCCCAAATGGCGCGTCAATCACCGGATCATACACTGTCAAAAACCGAGCTGGTGCATGAAGCTTATCTGAAAATGATTGATCAAACTCAGATCGATTTCAAGGATAAAAGTCATTTTCTGGCCATCGCATCCCGCTGTATGAGGCAAATACTTATCGACTATGCCAGGAAAAAACATGCCAAAAAGCGGGGCGGAAAAGAGAAAGACAAAACCTATATCGATGAACTTTTTAATGATCCAAAACATAAAGCCGAGGAGTTGATTAACATCGACTCCGCACTCAGCAAACTTGAAAAGCTCAACGAACGGCTGGCAAAAGTAATTGAAATGAGATTTTTTGGTGAGATGACCATTTATGAAACGGCTAAAGCACTGGATATATCAGAAAGTACAGTGAAACGGGATTGGATGAAGGCCCGTGGATGGCTTTATAAAGAATTGAAAGGTCGATTTGAAGTTGAATGA
- a CDS encoding aldehyde dehydrogenase family protein, with the protein MSDRLEVLKTYKTYIGGKFPRSESDRTYRVENSKGKQIANACRCTRKDVRDAVVAARSAFGGWSGRSAYNRGQILYRIAEMLEGRKDQFVKELELLGTKRKNAQKQVEQSIDRLIYYAGWTDKISQVFGTVNPVASSHFNFSMPEPTGVVGIIGPDEAPLLSIVSLIAPVVAGGNTCIILASTENPLSAVSFGEVLHASDVPGGVVNILTGFRDEMVEHLTTHMDVNAVFNAIDNPETKKQFDENASISVKRVKHYAQQDWSEETHENPYLILDFMETKTTWHPVGA; encoded by the coding sequence ATGTCTGACAGACTCGAAGTTTTAAAAACATATAAAACATACATCGGCGGGAAATTTCCGCGAAGTGAATCCGACCGAACCTATCGTGTTGAGAATTCAAAAGGAAAACAGATCGCAAATGCTTGTCGGTGTACTCGCAAAGATGTGCGGGATGCCGTTGTTGCAGCTCGATCAGCTTTTGGCGGCTGGAGTGGACGATCTGCCTACAACCGCGGACAGATTCTCTACCGGATTGCCGAAATGCTGGAAGGAAGAAAAGATCAGTTTGTGAAGGAGCTTGAACTTCTCGGAACAAAGAGAAAAAATGCACAGAAACAGGTTGAACAATCTATCGACCGGCTAATCTACTACGCCGGGTGGACGGATAAAATCAGCCAGGTTTTCGGAACGGTAAATCCTGTTGCCAGCTCTCATTTCAATTTCAGCATGCCGGAGCCAACGGGCGTGGTCGGTATTATCGGGCCGGATGAAGCTCCCCTCCTGTCTATCGTTTCCCTGATTGCTCCGGTCGTTGCAGGAGGAAATACATGTATCATTTTAGCATCCACTGAGAATCCGCTATCTGCCGTAAGTTTTGGCGAAGTACTGCATGCTTCTGATGTACCCGGAGGAGTTGTAAATATTCTCACCGGCTTTCGGGATGAGATGGTTGAGCATCTTACCACTCATATGGATGTGAATGCTGTATTCAATGCAATTGACAATCCCGAAACAAAGAAACAATTTGATGAAAATGCTTCTATCAGTGTTAAACGGGTAAAACATTATGCCCAACAAGACTGGAGTGAAGAGACCCACGAAAATCCATACCTGATTCTTGATTTTATGGAGACCAAAACCACCTGGCATCCCGTTGGAGCTTAA
- a CDS encoding aldehyde dehydrogenase family protein → MSESTKEKSIDTTNGAPKPTSPNADLKLDFASFWEYSSAPESSDFVEISEKYNHYINGEFVEPEKGRYMKSINPANEEILTEFAEGTSEDIDKAVQAARKAYDKTWSKLSGRERGKYIYRIARMIQERSRELAITETMDGGKPIRESRDVDIPLAAAHFFYYAGWADKLKYAFPGRKPEPLGVCGQIIPWNFPLLMLAWKIAPALATGNTVVLKPAETTPITALKFAQICSDAGLPDGVVNIVTGAGQTGSAIVNHPDVDKIAFTGSTEVGKIIQKSLAGTDKKYTLELGGKGPNIVFEDAPLDQTVEGIVNAIFFNQGHVCCAGSRLLVQEGISERLIQKLKDRMETLIVGDPLDKNTDIGAINSKAQFDKINEYLEIGVNEGAEIYQSTCELPENGYFCRPTIFTGVGTE, encoded by the coding sequence ATGTCTGAGTCAACGAAAGAAAAATCAATTGATACAACAAACGGAGCACCAAAACCAACCTCTCCCAATGCTGATTTAAAGTTGGATTTTGCTTCTTTTTGGGAGTACAGTTCAGCACCCGAGAGCAGTGATTTCGTTGAGATCAGCGAGAAGTACAATCACTACATCAACGGAGAGTTTGTGGAGCCGGAGAAGGGTCGATACATGAAATCGATCAATCCGGCCAATGAAGAGATTTTAACAGAATTTGCCGAGGGAACCTCAGAAGATATTGATAAAGCCGTTCAGGCTGCCCGAAAAGCGTATGACAAAACATGGTCGAAGCTAAGCGGACGAGAACGCGGAAAATATATCTATCGAATTGCGCGGATGATACAGGAGCGATCTCGTGAACTGGCCATTACCGAAACCATGGATGGCGGGAAACCGATTCGCGAATCCCGCGATGTAGATATACCTCTCGCTGCAGCACACTTTTTCTATTATGCCGGATGGGCTGATAAACTGAAATATGCTTTCCCCGGAAGAAAACCAGAACCGCTTGGTGTCTGCGGACAGATCATCCCATGGAATTTTCCTCTGTTGATGTTGGCCTGGAAAATTGCCCCTGCCCTTGCGACCGGGAACACGGTTGTTCTCAAACCGGCCGAAACAACTCCAATCACTGCATTGAAATTTGCCCAAATTTGCAGTGACGCAGGTCTGCCGGACGGAGTTGTGAATATTGTAACAGGAGCGGGTCAAACCGGTTCGGCCATTGTTAATCATCCTGATGTGGATAAAATTGCGTTTACCGGCTCAACCGAAGTTGGCAAAATCATTCAGAAATCTTTAGCCGGTACGGACAAGAAGTACACGCTTGAGTTGGGTGGAAAAGGCCCAAATATTGTTTTTGAAGATGCCCCGCTCGATCAAACCGTCGAAGGAATTGTCAACGCCATTTTCTTTAACCAGGGGCATGTTTGCTGTGCCGGATCTCGTCTGTTGGTTCAGGAAGGAATTTCCGAGCGTTTGATTCAAAAACTCAAAGACCGAATGGAAACCTTGATTGTCGGTGATCCGTTGGACAAAAATACGGATATCGGTGCGATCAATTCCAAAGCACAATTCGACAAAATTAATGAATACCTTGAAATCGGAGTAAATGAAGGTGCCGAGATCTATCAAAGTACATGCGAACTTCCGGAAAATGGATACTTCTGCCGCCCCACAATTTTTACCGGTGTTGGGACAGAGTAA
- the ychF gene encoding redox-regulated ATPase YchF, which produces MSLKCGIVGLPNVGKSTLFNALSNAGAESANFPFCTIDPNIGIVPVPDERLDKLSEIVEPKQTIPATIEFVDIAGLVKGASEGKGKGNAFLSHIREVDLIVHVVRCFDDDDIIHVEGSVDPERDIRIIEDELILKDLESVEKRVEKLEKESKSGDKKIIAQYDTVKNLADHLSDGNMARTFDADQDERETYKDLHLLTEKPILYACNVSEEDVNDGNEWVETVKEIASEFDDTVVMFCAKIEAEIAELEPEEKEMFLEELGVERSGLDRLIRSAYENLGLITYFTAGPKEARAWTIKKGTKAPQAAGVIHTDFEKGFIRAETIAYEDYVSLGSEKAAREAGKMRQEGKDYVVKDGDVMLFRFNV; this is translated from the coding sequence ATGAGTTTAAAGTGTGGCATTGTTGGCCTTCCAAATGTCGGGAAGTCAACACTTTTTAATGCGTTAAGTAATGCAGGAGCAGAATCTGCAAATTTCCCTTTTTGTACCATCGATCCAAACATTGGAATTGTTCCGGTGCCGGATGAACGGTTAGATAAGCTTTCCGAAATTGTTGAACCGAAACAAACAATACCGGCAACCATTGAATTTGTTGATATTGCCGGATTGGTGAAAGGTGCATCAGAAGGAAAGGGGAAAGGGAACGCTTTTCTTTCACATATTCGTGAAGTTGATCTGATTGTCCACGTTGTTCGGTGTTTTGATGATGACGATATTATCCACGTAGAAGGATCTGTAGACCCTGAACGAGATATCAGAATCATTGAGGATGAGCTGATACTGAAGGATCTTGAATCTGTTGAAAAGCGAGTTGAGAAGCTTGAAAAAGAATCTAAAAGTGGGGATAAGAAGATCATTGCTCAATATGATACAGTGAAAAATCTTGCCGACCATTTAAGTGATGGAAATATGGCCAGGACGTTTGATGCCGATCAGGATGAGAGAGAAACTTACAAAGATCTTCATTTACTGACAGAAAAACCCATTTTGTATGCGTGCAATGTTTCAGAAGAAGATGTGAATGATGGCAATGAATGGGTGGAAACAGTAAAAGAGATTGCCAGTGAGTTTGATGATACCGTTGTAATGTTCTGTGCGAAAATTGAAGCAGAAATCGCTGAACTGGAGCCTGAAGAAAAAGAGATGTTCCTGGAAGAATTGGGAGTTGAGCGTTCCGGTTTAGACAGGCTGATCCGTTCCGCGTATGAAAATCTTGGTTTGATTACCTATTTCACTGCCGGTCCTAAAGAAGCACGTGCCTGGACTATCAAAAAAGGAACAAAAGCACCCCAGGCTGCAGGAGTGATTCACACAGATTTTGAAAAAGGATTTATTCGTGCAGAAACAATTGCCTATGAAGACTATGTATCACTGGGTTCAGAAAAAGCAGCCAGGGAAGCCGGAAAAATGCGCCAGGAAGGAAAAGATTATGTTGTGAAAGATGGCGATGTGATGCTATTTCGATTTAATGTTTAG
- a CDS encoding SPOR domain-containing protein, translating to MNRLLTIFITLFIITGCSTTEKTTTDSTEPSSEESPSEPIFNVDPEVVEAYLVEEMDEFDRLLFENRSQLSDQFASVDQEIPDVFMKDIVQEERVVDQYAGFRVQLLSTRSVAEADSTKDNFRAWADEHIKGYSPEAYVTFRQPYYKVRVGDFRDQQKANNFSRQVKDKYPSAWVVHDRIEPDLIPADTTNIQRVDL from the coding sequence ATGAATCGACTCCTTACTATATTCATAACTCTTTTTATAATTACCGGTTGCAGCACAACCGAGAAAACCACTACTGACTCAACAGAGCCGTCATCCGAAGAATCTCCAAGCGAACCAATTTTTAACGTCGATCCCGAAGTTGTTGAAGCATACCTTGTCGAAGAGATGGATGAATTTGATCGGTTACTATTTGAAAACCGAAGTCAGCTGTCAGATCAATTTGCTTCCGTTGATCAGGAGATACCAGATGTTTTTATGAAAGATATAGTACAGGAAGAGCGAGTTGTGGATCAATATGCCGGATTTCGTGTTCAGTTACTTTCTACAAGAAGCGTTGCAGAAGCAGATTCAACAAAAGACAATTTTCGTGCCTGGGCTGATGAACATATCAAAGGATACTCGCCCGAAGCATATGTTACTTTTCGTCAGCCGTACTATAAAGTAAGGGTTGGGGATTTCCGGGATCAGCAAAAAGCCAATAATTTTTCAAGACAGGTAAAGGATAAATACCCGAGTGCATGGGTCGTTCACGATCGTATTGAACCGGATTTAATTCCCGCTGATACGACGAATATTCAAAGAGTAGATTTATAA
- a CDS encoding metallophosphoesterase family protein encodes MSEKIVAIGDIHGCVRSLKTLWNNLKPHKDALHVFVGDYIDRGPDSKGVIDFLLDVQFDRECIFLRGNHEQMLLDALHSGDSELWMYNGGETTLKSYKNPKRISDISDKHLEFYENTRQYFESDDFFFVHAGAPPHQNLEESKNDPKSNQYFLWGRDHLNVFEVPWEKTVIFGHTPRPYPIQKKGMIGIDTGCVYSELGYGKLTAVVLPEKEFIQQKSLD; translated from the coding sequence ATGAGTGAAAAAATTGTAGCTATTGGAGATATTCACGGCTGTGTTCGATCACTAAAAACCTTATGGAATAATTTAAAACCCCATAAAGACGCCTTACATGTTTTTGTTGGTGATTATATTGACAGGGGGCCTGATTCAAAAGGGGTGATCGACTTTCTGCTTGATGTACAGTTCGATCGTGAGTGTATTTTTTTAAGGGGTAACCATGAACAGATGCTCCTGGATGCACTACATTCGGGAGATTCTGAACTGTGGATGTATAACGGGGGAGAGACGACACTAAAATCATATAAAAATCCCAAAAGAATCTCAGATATTTCGGATAAGCATCTGGAATTCTATGAGAATACACGTCAATACTTCGAATCGGATGATTTCTTCTTCGTCCACGCCGGTGCACCGCCTCATCAAAATTTGGAGGAAAGCAAGAATGATCCGAAGTCTAATCAATACTTTTTATGGGGACGAGATCACCTGAATGTTTTTGAAGTTCCATGGGAAAAAACCGTGATTTTTGGGCATACGCCGCGTCCCTATCCAATCCAAAAAAAAGGTATGATTGGGATTGATACCGGCTGCGTGTACAGTGAATTAGGATATGGTAAATTGACCGCTGTTGTACTGCCGGAGAAGGAGTTTATTCAACAGAAGTCGTTGGATTAA
- the deoC gene encoding deoxyribose-phosphate aldolase → MSTNTIPDFNQTIPIDQIGVEERVARLNSRSIKKESKVQGLKLALSMIDLTTLEGKDSEGKVIQLCSKAKKPHASMPDLPTVAAVCVYPNMVATAKKALKGSNINVASVATAFPSGMAQLQVKLDETKFAVDQGADEVDMVISRGEFLKGNYNFVFDEIAAVKEACGNAHLKVILETGELETYENVRKASDIAMHAGADFIKTSTGKVSPAATQPVTLVMLEAIRDFYRETGNMIGMKPAGGIRKAKQALQYLVLVKETLGANWLTSDYFRFGASSLANDLLMQIVKQETGVYQSSNYFSND, encoded by the coding sequence ATGAGTACAAATACTATTCCCGATTTCAATCAAACCATTCCGATTGACCAGATTGGCGTGGAAGAACGTGTTGCCCGCCTGAACTCAAGAAGCATCAAAAAAGAATCGAAAGTCCAGGGGCTAAAACTTGCTCTGAGCATGATTGACCTCACAACTCTCGAGGGAAAAGACTCCGAAGGGAAAGTAATTCAACTCTGCAGCAAGGCAAAGAAACCCCATGCCAGCATGCCCGATCTGCCAACAGTTGCAGCGGTTTGTGTCTATCCGAATATGGTGGCAACGGCCAAAAAAGCTCTCAAAGGTTCAAATATCAATGTTGCCAGTGTTGCTACGGCATTTCCAAGTGGTATGGCCCAACTTCAGGTAAAGTTGGATGAAACAAAATTTGCTGTGGACCAGGGAGCCGATGAAGTGGATATGGTAATCTCTCGCGGTGAGTTTTTAAAAGGAAATTACAATTTTGTGTTTGATGAAATAGCAGCCGTCAAAGAAGCTTGTGGCAATGCTCACCTGAAGGTCATTTTAGAAACAGGAGAACTCGAAACCTACGAAAATGTTCGAAAAGCCAGTGATATTGCGATGCATGCGGGTGCTGATTTTATTAAAACTTCAACTGGAAAAGTTTCTCCAGCGGCCACCCAACCTGTTACACTCGTGATGTTGGAAGCGATCCGTGATTTTTATCGGGAGACAGGGAATATGATCGGGATGAAACCGGCAGGTGGTATTCGCAAAGCAAAGCAAGCATTGCAATATCTGGTTCTGGTGAAAGAAACACTTGGTGCCAATTGGCTTACGTCCGATTATTTCCGTTTTGGGGCCAGTTCCCTGGCAAATGACTTGCTGATGCAAATTGTTAAACAGGAAACAGGTGTGTATCAAAGCAGTAACTATTTTTCAAATGATTAA
- the nusB gene encoding transcription antitermination factor NusB has product MQNRRAAREAALKSLYAVEVGKNTPQDAVKQIIKRSLRDDHDSIRFAEKLMMVTVDYASEYDLIIDNHIKNWEVDRLAVIDKLILRMALSELLRFKEIPTKVSINEAIELAKKFSTRNSGNFVNGILDAALTHLKEENKINKEGRGLIEESNH; this is encoded by the coding sequence ATGCAAAACAGAAGAGCAGCCAGAGAAGCAGCACTAAAGTCGTTATACGCAGTGGAAGTGGGAAAAAACACTCCGCAGGATGCCGTCAAACAAATTATAAAAAGGTCACTCAGGGACGACCACGATTCAATTAGATTCGCTGAGAAGTTAATGATGGTAACCGTTGATTATGCCTCAGAATACGATTTAATCATTGATAACCACATAAAAAACTGGGAGGTTGATCGGTTGGCAGTTATTGACAAACTAATTTTAAGAATGGCACTCTCAGAACTGTTACGGTTTAAAGAGATCCCTACAAAAGTATCTATAAACGAGGCTATTGAGCTTGCTAAGAAATTCTCTACTCGCAACAGCGGTAACTTTGTAAATGGCATATTAGATGCTGCACTTACGCATTTAAAGGAAGAGAATAAAATTAATAAGGAAGGCAGAGGTCTAATCGAAGAATCGAATCATTAA
- a CDS encoding serine/threonine-protein kinase: MDKLKWEEVETIVDDVLQLPEDQRQTFIEERCKDDNKLKCEVTELLESITESEGWLENPEEYKSGLYEEITNDTEISGPDLSLIDKKIGSYTIKKKIGEGGMGSVYMAERTDDEFDHRVAIKIIRKGFASRENILRFKREQQILAGMNHPGIARLFDGGVTEEGYPYIIMEYINGTPITEYCNRNRCTVDEKISLFIQVLEAVRHAHENLVIHRDLKPGNILVTDSGDVKILDFGISKLLEEDESPVITRTGARLLTLKYAAPEQIRQTNITTATDLYALGIIFYELFSGEIPFNLEDKTRYESEQIILNESPPKPSSKATSNHQKNILSGDLDAIALKAIRKEPEERYRVANEFLNELKNYQNGLPVSARNDTLRYRSQKFLKRNRRAIAVAVGIILLIIGFAGFYTWNITQERNLARLEAEKAENVKNLLVELFQGNDPITGDGESITLEELLASGTDEIINRELEPPVKIELLLTLATIYQNITEFEKAQQLAAESLNLAQKHFGENSILVADSYIKLGGLEHDLGNYEEGREFFLKAKKILDEQASESHPLYATLYNHLGHAEEQLGNYDSSHSFFRKSIDVLKNQAAVDSSLFIRDIKSLARGYYRIDNYQKGDSLLLEALEASKSFHGEDDVITSSILGDLGMYKMTQAEYDEARNYYNQSLQIKEKVYGEDGHPNYTATLTNLGTLENQLGNYAVAESLFIKTMNIDEKLFGRDHPYVAMSKSHLASIYFEWEDYEKAKRYREDAMDIYLDAYGDDHYYLAAMYKNYGKLLSAMGDYRQAELYFEKSQKIYENYQTTPDDSFAKLHYERGKNYLKREEYQSAAQQFELAAENFKKSGYDEYIPVEVKSLLYLAVSHTEIGNLEYANILMDNIRTRMDTTKALAESPEIDQLFSETYQNVSSQF; encoded by the coding sequence ATGGACAAACTGAAATGGGAGGAAGTAGAAACAATTGTAGATGATGTACTGCAACTCCCGGAAGATCAGCGACAGACATTCATCGAAGAACGCTGTAAAGATGATAATAAATTAAAGTGTGAGGTTACTGAGCTACTCGAATCCATTACTGAATCTGAGGGATGGTTGGAAAATCCAGAAGAATACAAAAGCGGGCTCTATGAAGAGATTACAAATGATACCGAAATTAGCGGCCCTGATCTGTCTCTGATTGATAAAAAGATTGGTTCGTACACTATCAAAAAGAAAATTGGCGAAGGCGGAATGGGTTCGGTTTATATGGCAGAGCGCACCGATGATGAGTTTGACCATCGGGTAGCCATTAAGATTATTCGCAAAGGATTTGCAAGCCGGGAAAATATTCTCCGCTTTAAACGCGAACAGCAGATTCTGGCCGGTATGAACCATCCGGGGATTGCCCGCCTTTTTGATGGCGGCGTTACGGAGGAGGGATATCCCTATATTATCATGGAGTATATTAACGGAACTCCAATTACGGAATACTGCAATCGAAACAGATGTACCGTTGATGAAAAAATATCACTTTTTATACAGGTGTTGGAAGCCGTCAGGCATGCCCACGAAAACCTGGTGATTCATCGCGATTTGAAGCCCGGAAATATCCTGGTTACCGATTCGGGTGATGTGAAAATTCTGGATTTTGGCATCTCAAAACTTCTTGAAGAAGATGAATCGCCGGTAATTACCCGAACCGGGGCTCGTTTACTCACCCTTAAATATGCAGCACCCGAGCAAATTCGGCAGACAAATATCACAACCGCTACAGATCTTTATGCTCTCGGTATCATTTTTTATGAGTTATTTTCGGGGGAGATACCCTTCAATCTGGAAGACAAAACGCGTTATGAGAGCGAACAAATCATCCTGAATGAGAGCCCCCCCAAACCGAGCAGTAAAGCTACGTCAAATCATCAAAAAAATATCTTGTCCGGCGACTTGGATGCCATCGCACTAAAGGCCATTCGAAAAGAACCTGAAGAGCGATACCGCGTGGCAAATGAGTTTCTGAATGAGCTAAAAAATTATCAAAACGGCCTTCCTGTTTCAGCAAGAAATGACACGCTTCGATACAGGTCCCAGAAATTTTTAAAACGAAACCGCCGGGCCATAGCTGTTGCTGTTGGAATTATACTTTTGATAATCGGCTTTGCTGGTTTTTACACATGGAATATTACCCAAGAAAGAAACCTGGCCAGGCTTGAAGCCGAAAAAGCGGAAAACGTAAAAAATTTACTTGTTGAACTATTCCAGGGAAACGATCCAATTACCGGAGATGGAGAATCAATAACGCTTGAAGAGTTGCTGGCAAGCGGTACTGATGAGATTATAAACAGGGAGCTGGAGCCTCCAGTTAAAATTGAACTGCTTTTAACGCTTGCCACCATCTATCAAAATATTACAGAGTTTGAAAAAGCTCAGCAGTTAGCTGCCGAAAGCCTGAATTTAGCTCAAAAACATTTTGGAGAAAACTCAATACTCGTGGCCGATAGTTACATCAAACTCGGAGGATTGGAGCACGATCTCGGCAATTACGAGGAAGGCAGGGAATTTTTTTTAAAAGCTAAAAAGATATTAGACGAACAAGCATCAGAATCACATCCGCTGTATGCAACTCTTTATAACCACCTGGGCCATGCTGAAGAGCAATTAGGTAATTATGATTCATCGCACTCCTTTTTCAGGAAATCCATAGATGTTCTGAAAAATCAAGCTGCGGTCGACTCCTCTCTCTTCATTAGAGATATAAAAAGTTTGGCCCGGGGCTATTATCGAATCGACAATTATCAAAAAGGAGATTCACTTCTTTTAGAAGCTTTAGAGGCCAGTAAGAGTTTTCACGGGGAAGATGATGTAATTACCTCAAGTATTTTAGGGGATTTGGGCATGTATAAAATGACCCAAGCCGAATACGATGAAGCTCGAAACTACTACAATCAATCTTTGCAAATTAAGGAGAAAGTATATGGCGAAGATGGTCATCCAAATTACACGGCTACCCTTACAAATCTGGGCACACTGGAAAACCAACTTGGGAATTATGCAGTAGCCGAATCCTTGTTTATAAAAACTATGAATATTGATGAAAAGCTGTTTGGGAGAGATCATCCGTATGTAGCGATGTCGAAAAGTCATCTTGCAAGCATCTATTTTGAGTGGGAGGATTACGAAAAAGCAAAACGATATCGTGAAGATGCGATGGATATTTACCTGGATGCGTATGGCGACGATCATTATTACTTGGCAGCGATGTATAAGAATTATGGCAAACTGCTCTCGGCGATGGGTGATTACCGACAGGCTGAATTGTATTTCGAAAAATCACAGAAGATATATGAAAATTACCAGACCACTCCGGATGACTCATTTGCAAAGTTGCATTATGAACGAGGAAAAAACTATTTAAAAAGAGAAGAATATCAATCAGCTGCACAGCAATTTGAATTAGCTGCAGAAAATTTCAAAAAGTCGGGATATGATGAATACATTCCTGTTGAAGTCAAATCGCTTCTTTACCTGGCAGTTAGCCATACTGAGATTGGAAACCTTGAATACGCAAACATTCTGATGGACAACATTCGTACCAGAATGGATACGACCAAAGCATTAGCAGAAAGCCCTGAAATTGATCAGTTGTTTTCAGAAACATATCAGAATGTAAGCAGCCAGTTCTAA
- a CDS encoding aldehyde dehydrogenase family protein, giving the protein MDTSAAPQFLPVLGQSNRIVQEEIFGPVLTIQTFRTPDEAIEKANNTPYGLASGIWTDKGSKIFQVGQKVRSGVMWSNTYNKFDPTSPFGGYKESGIGREGGLHGLYPYVKLN; this is encoded by the coding sequence ATGGATACTTCTGCCGCCCCACAATTTTTACCGGTGTTGGGACAGAGTAACCGAATTGTCCAGGAAGAAATTTTTGGCCCTGTTTTAACGATCCAAACATTCCGAACTCCGGATGAAGCGATCGAAAAAGCCAACAATACACCATATGGTCTGGCAAGCGGAATCTGGACGGATAAAGGCTCAAAAATCTTTCAAGTTGGCCAGAAAGTTCGCTCCGGTGTGATGTGGTCCAACACCTACAACAAGTTTGATCCAACATCACCATTCGGCGGCTACAAAGAAAGCGGAATCGGACGAGAAGGCGGTCTGCATGGATTGTATCCATACGTAAAATTGAATTGA
- a CDS encoding antitoxin Xre/MbcA/ParS toxin-binding domain-containing protein has product MEKENQANKNKSNKVEEPYVAWDLSTAAANIRNGLATDILKTIQTRLNISKKELSQLLTISPRTIDRRRKEAVLPADESERSYRIARLTDLAAGVFGNMEKASKWFKEPNYALGNQKPIELMKTEPGARLVERTLHQIDHGITV; this is encoded by the coding sequence ATGGAAAAAGAGAATCAAGCCAATAAAAACAAAAGCAACAAAGTGGAAGAACCTTATGTTGCCTGGGATCTTTCAACGGCAGCGGCAAATATCCGGAACGGGCTGGCTACCGATATCCTGAAAACTATCCAAACCCGGTTAAACATATCAAAAAAAGAACTTTCACAATTACTCACTATTTCTCCAAGAACGATAGATCGTCGCCGAAAAGAAGCCGTTCTCCCCGCCGATGAGTCCGAACGGAGTTATCGCATTGCCCGCCTTACCGATTTGGCCGCCGGGGTTTTCGGGAATATGGAAAAAGCATCCAAGTGGTTCAAAGAACCAAACTATGCGCTTGGCAATCAAAAGCCTATCGAGCTTATGAAAACCGAACCCGGGGCACGGCTTGTAGAACGTACACTTCATCAGATTGATCACGGAATTACCGTTTAA